One Devosia lacusdianchii genomic window carries:
- a CDS encoding ABC transporter permease, giving the protein MTPLARLIHIEWSGILVAILAGALALAVLSPAFLSEFNLFVLLRSFCVALLVAYAQMVTLGVGQLNLAVGALGGLVAIVVGGIMDALGLPVFVAIGAGILVGGLAGFLNGWLTVRTGINGFIVTLATGSAFAGINLGITRSVPFYNLAPEFVVFGAGRVGILPLLLIVPLLVTVALALFFSRTVPGRHMLAVGGNANAAQLSGVSLPRTIISAHTLSGLLAAIAAVLAVAQLGSAQPSIGSNWLIISFAAPIIGGASLSGGHISIIGTLLAVVLIALIENGMVLVNVDPYWVQFVLGALILAAVWVNRFRAVRTGGD; this is encoded by the coding sequence ATGACCCCGCTCGCCCGCCTTATCCACATCGAATGGTCCGGTATCCTCGTAGCCATTCTCGCCGGCGCGCTGGCGCTAGCTGTGCTCTCGCCAGCTTTCCTCTCCGAGTTCAATCTCTTCGTCTTGCTGCGCAGTTTCTGCGTCGCTCTGCTGGTCGCCTATGCCCAGATGGTGACGCTGGGCGTTGGTCAGCTCAACCTCGCCGTCGGCGCATTGGGCGGGCTCGTCGCCATCGTGGTCGGCGGTATCATGGACGCGCTCGGCCTGCCGGTTTTCGTCGCTATCGGCGCCGGCATCCTGGTTGGCGGACTGGCCGGTTTCCTCAATGGCTGGCTGACAGTGCGCACCGGCATCAATGGCTTCATCGTCACCCTGGCGACCGGCTCGGCCTTTGCCGGTATCAATCTGGGAATTACCCGCTCGGTCCCCTTCTACAACTTAGCACCCGAATTCGTCGTTTTCGGCGCCGGACGAGTGGGCATCCTGCCACTGCTGTTGATCGTGCCCCTCCTGGTAACGGTCGCCCTAGCGCTGTTCTTCTCGCGCACGGTTCCGGGCCGTCACATGCTTGCCGTGGGCGGCAATGCCAATGCCGCGCAACTCTCGGGCGTGTCACTGCCCCGCACCATTATTTCGGCGCATACCCTGTCCGGCCTCTTGGCGGCCATCGCAGCGGTGCTCGCAGTGGCTCAGCTCGGCTCGGCTCAGCCAAGCATCGGCTCAAACTGGCTGATCATTTCGTTTGCCGCTCCCATCATCGGCGGTGCGTCGCTTTCGGGCGGGCACATCTCCATCATTGGCACGCTTCTGGCCGTGGTGCTGATCGCGCTCATCGAAAACGGCATGGTCCTGGTCAATGTTGACCCCTATTGGGTGCAGTTCGTACTGGGCGCGTTGATCCTCGCTGCAGTGTGGGTCAACCGCTTCCGGGCGGTTCGGACGGGGGGCGATTGA
- a CDS encoding ABC transporter permease: MTDSDSAPMRRTPVLDLLNKGSTQLGLFVIVLAFWIFFSSLAPGFLSRFNLNSLGRSLAIDIVIGFAQMVVLATGGMNLSVGAIGVCSVMLTGFLVQTLGLPIPLAIAGSLLGGAALGLLNGVAIVKTGVNSFIVTLASASLFSGGMLILTKAVPYNALPASIGEFGKSSVAGIPSLILVAAAIGAALLVLYRYTRLGREILAAGANARAAQMSGVPVGRAIIFSHALSGVLAAAAAVMLTARLGAAMPSVGGDDWLLPSFLAPVLGGTLLAGGMVSVIGTMLGAALVSTIRSGLLVLQVGNFWLQLFLGIILLAAVLLERYRAGLALKRQARRA, encoded by the coding sequence ATGACCGACAGCGACAGCGCGCCGATGCGGCGCACACCCGTGCTCGACCTCTTGAACAAGGGTTCGACGCAACTGGGCCTCTTCGTCATCGTATTGGCGTTCTGGATTTTCTTTTCCAGCCTCGCACCGGGCTTTCTGTCCCGGTTCAACCTCAATTCGCTCGGCCGCTCCCTGGCCATCGACATCGTCATCGGCTTTGCCCAGATGGTGGTGCTGGCCACCGGTGGCATGAACCTGTCGGTTGGAGCGATCGGCGTCTGTTCGGTAATGCTGACCGGCTTCCTGGTGCAGACCCTGGGCCTGCCGATACCGCTGGCAATTGCTGGTTCCCTCCTGGGCGGCGCCGCGCTTGGCCTGCTCAACGGCGTCGCCATCGTCAAGACCGGCGTCAACAGCTTCATCGTCACGCTGGCAAGCGCTAGCCTCTTTTCGGGCGGGATGCTGATCCTGACCAAAGCCGTTCCCTATAACGCGCTCCCGGCCAGCATCGGCGAATTCGGCAAATCGAGCGTTGCCGGCATCCCCTCGTTGATCCTGGTCGCCGCAGCAATCGGCGCTGCACTGCTCGTGCTCTATCGCTACACGCGGCTCGGTCGCGAAATACTGGCGGCCGGCGCCAATGCCCGCGCCGCCCAGATGTCGGGCGTCCCGGTGGGCCGCGCCATCATCTTCTCGCATGCCCTGTCCGGAGTTCTCGCGGCAGCGGCGGCGGTCATGCTCACGGCCCGGCTCGGCGCAGCCATGCCGTCGGTGGGTGGCGATGACTGGCTCCTGCCGTCGTTCCTCGCTCCCGTCCTCGGCGGCACGCTCCTGGCCGGCGGCATGGTCTCCGTCATTGGCACCATGCTGGGCGCGGCGCTGGTCAGCACCATTCGCAGTGGGCTGCTGGTGCTGCAGGTCGGCAATTTCTGGCTGCAGCTCTTCCTGGGCATCATTCTGCTCGCGGCCGTTCTGCTTGAGCGTTACCGCGCTGGCCTGGCGCTCAAGCGACAGGCTCGACGCGCATGA
- a CDS encoding substrate-binding domain-containing protein codes for MIIRLGGFIAASIVAATALTPLASIASDNRIALIPGGPHPYFAPWEQGAADAARDFGIAAVDFKVPSEWRLELQTELVESLAAQGYTGFGIFPGDAVGINSTVAELKANGLNSIALAGCAQDPTEMGFCFGTDVYQSAYLGTKALIEAMGGEGAIVHLAGLLVDPNTTLRTQAVQKAVDESDGKVTLLQTVADTDAQEAADQKINALLAAQKDQISGMIATAYIPSVVASTALRNLGDKRIKFVGIDDDPIVLDAIRDGIVAGTMAQNPYGQAYVGAYALDLLASGTCTVNADAAFVTTPQTAHFIDSGTLLISSANAGTYQDDLKALTSEIQAGFQAKYLTCN; via the coding sequence ATGATCATTCGCCTCGGCGGCTTCATTGCCGCCTCGATTGTTGCCGCCACCGCTTTGACCCCACTCGCCTCCATTGCGTCCGACAATCGGATCGCGCTGATCCCGGGCGGTCCCCACCCATACTTTGCGCCCTGGGAACAGGGTGCGGCCGACGCTGCGCGCGACTTCGGCATCGCTGCCGTCGACTTCAAAGTGCCCTCGGAATGGCGGCTGGAATTGCAGACCGAACTCGTCGAGAGCCTGGCTGCCCAGGGCTACACCGGCTTCGGCATCTTTCCGGGTGACGCGGTGGGCATCAACTCGACCGTCGCCGAATTGAAGGCCAACGGGTTGAACTCGATCGCTCTTGCCGGCTGCGCGCAAGACCCCACGGAAATGGGCTTCTGCTTCGGCACCGACGTCTACCAATCAGCCTATCTGGGCACCAAGGCGCTGATCGAGGCCATGGGCGGCGAAGGCGCCATCGTCCATCTCGCCGGCCTGCTGGTCGATCCGAATACGACGCTGCGCACCCAGGCCGTGCAAAAGGCGGTCGACGAAAGCGACGGCAAGGTAACGTTGCTGCAGACCGTCGCCGATACCGATGCGCAGGAAGCGGCCGACCAAAAGATCAATGCGCTGCTCGCCGCGCAGAAGGACCAGATCAGTGGGATGATCGCCACGGCTTACATCCCGTCGGTAGTCGCCTCCACGGCCCTGCGCAACCTGGGTGACAAGCGCATAAAGTTCGTCGGCATCGATGACGACCCGATCGTGCTCGATGCCATCCGGGATGGCATTGTCGCTGGTACGATGGCGCAAAATCCCTATGGTCAAGCGTATGTCGGCGCCTATGCGCTTGATCTGCTGGCGTCGGGCACCTGCACGGTGAATGCAGATGCTGCCTTCGTCACCACGCCGCAGACCGCGCATTTCATCGACTCCGGCACTTTGCTGATTTCGAGCGCGAACGCCGGCACCTACCAGGACGACCTGAAGGCGCTCACGTCAGAAATCCAGGCCGGCTTCCAGGCCAAGTATCTGACCTGTAACTGA
- a CDS encoding L-rhamnose mutarotase yields the protein MKRYAAVLGLKGDAIDEYKRLHRAVWPDVLQQIERSGIRNYSIFLKEPENLLFAYYEYDGNDHDADMAAMAADPVTQKWWAICDPIQEPLTTRKSEEWWAGMEEVFHTD from the coding sequence ATGAAAAGATACGCAGCTGTTCTTGGCCTGAAGGGCGACGCCATAGACGAATACAAGCGCCTGCATCGCGCGGTCTGGCCTGATGTCCTCCAGCAGATCGAGCGATCCGGCATCCGGAACTACTCCATCTTCCTCAAGGAGCCGGAAAACCTCCTGTTCGCCTATTACGAATATGACGGGAACGACCACGACGCCGACATGGCGGCGATGGCGGCCGACCCGGTAACGCAGAAATGGTGGGCTATCTGCGATCCCATTCAGGAACCGTTGACCACCCGCAAATCCGAGGAATGGTGGGCCGGCATGGAAGAAGTCTTCCACACCGACTAG
- a CDS encoding methyl-accepting chemotaxis protein, which translates to MAKLPSLTIKATFILISAGMVAAIAMVAVAVVLNSQSEEELARSLQTKYDSYLLADEFRQGSDDLTRLARTFVVTGDAQYKQMYDDVIAIRDGVKARPDGTTISLVELMRRLEFSDAEFAALDRAKAESDGLVQLETTAMNVPSDAAPADHERAVQMLHSPEYAKFKADIMLPVGEFFALLDQRIEDRVGAAEQNVFLSRIAMIVAGALLLGMAVATGLIMTRKVTRRIGGLNGSMQSLVAGDLAVGVPYLDDTDEVGAMAVAVGTFRENAIKIAALSEDERRRSQQLMDRAAVMELLQSSVDDTVGAAAAGDFSKRVDIEVDDPALANMVRNVNGLIDTVGRGLHETGSVLAALAKQDLTPRVAGEYRGAFLQLKNDTNAVAENLTSVMGGLRSTSSALKVATSEILAGANDLSERTTRQAATIEETSAAMEQLASTVSQNAKRAKDASSNAEQVTRTAEQSGAVMRDANTAMERITDSSAKISNIIGLIDDIAFQTNLLALNASVEAARAGDAGKGFAVVAVEVRRLAQSAASASAEIKQLIEQSVGEVLSGSRLVSDAAGKLDVVLESIRDNTLLMHGIAEDSLQQASAIGEVVVAVRQMDEMTQHNAALVEETNAAIEQTESQAEELDRVVGKFILDASGEPVRAAEPAPRRAPTSQAKAAKTYLSQGNAAIKEDWAEF; encoded by the coding sequence ATGGCCAAGCTGCCATCACTAACCATCAAAGCGACGTTCATCCTCATTTCAGCGGGAATGGTTGCCGCTATCGCGATGGTTGCAGTTGCTGTGGTCTTGAATTCGCAATCGGAAGAAGAACTCGCCCGATCGCTTCAGACAAAGTACGATTCCTACCTGCTCGCCGACGAATTCCGCCAAGGCTCCGACGACCTCACGAGACTTGCCCGAACATTTGTTGTGACAGGCGACGCCCAGTACAAGCAGATGTACGACGACGTCATTGCTATCCGCGATGGCGTAAAGGCTCGTCCCGATGGAACCACCATTTCCCTGGTGGAGCTGATGCGACGGCTAGAATTCTCGGACGCCGAGTTCGCCGCCCTCGACCGGGCAAAGGCGGAATCCGACGGCCTGGTCCAGCTCGAGACCACGGCGATGAACGTGCCAAGCGACGCCGCCCCTGCCGATCATGAGCGCGCCGTTCAAATGCTGCATTCCCCCGAATATGCGAAGTTCAAGGCTGACATCATGCTGCCGGTTGGCGAGTTCTTCGCGCTGCTCGACCAGCGCATCGAAGACCGTGTCGGAGCGGCCGAGCAGAACGTCTTCCTGTCGCGGATCGCGATGATCGTTGCCGGCGCGCTGCTGCTTGGCATGGCCGTGGCCACGGGTCTGATCATGACTCGCAAGGTCACCCGCCGCATTGGCGGGCTCAATGGCAGCATGCAATCGCTGGTAGCAGGTGATCTGGCGGTCGGCGTGCCCTATCTCGATGACACCGACGAAGTCGGCGCCATGGCTGTGGCCGTTGGTACGTTCCGGGAGAATGCCATCAAGATCGCGGCTCTGTCGGAAGATGAGCGCCGGCGGTCCCAGCAATTGATGGACCGCGCCGCCGTCATGGAATTGCTGCAAAGCTCGGTTGATGACACGGTTGGCGCTGCGGCCGCGGGCGACTTCAGCAAGCGTGTGGATATCGAGGTCGACGATCCCGCACTGGCCAACATGGTTCGCAACGTCAACGGGCTGATCGATACCGTGGGACGCGGATTGCACGAAACCGGCAGCGTCCTGGCAGCGCTCGCGAAACAGGACCTGACCCCGCGTGTGGCCGGCGAGTATCGCGGCGCCTTCCTGCAACTCAAGAACGACACCAATGCCGTGGCCGAGAATCTGACCTCTGTCATGGGCGGCCTGCGCTCGACGTCGTCCGCTCTTAAGGTGGCGACCAGCGAAATCCTGGCCGGCGCCAACGATCTCAGCGAACGCACCACCAGGCAGGCGGCAACGATCGAGGAAACCAGCGCCGCCATGGAGCAGCTAGCCTCCACAGTTTCGCAAAACGCGAAGCGAGCCAAGGATGCCAGTTCCAATGCCGAGCAGGTAACGCGGACGGCCGAGCAGAGTGGTGCAGTGATGCGCGATGCCAACACCGCCATGGAACGGATCACCGACTCGTCGGCCAAGATTTCCAATATCATCGGCCTGATCGACGATATCGCGTTCCAGACCAATCTTCTGGCCCTGAACGCTTCGGTGGAAGCGGCGCGCGCCGGTGACGCCGGCAAGGGCTTTGCTGTGGTGGCGGTTGAAGTGCGCCGACTGGCCCAATCGGCAGCCTCGGCCTCGGCCGAAATCAAACAGCTGATCGAGCAGAGCGTGGGCGAGGTCCTGTCCGGCTCGCGCTTGGTCTCTGACGCCGCCGGCAAGCTGGATGTGGTTCTGGAGAGCATCCGGGACAACACCCTGCTCATGCACGGGATTGCCGAGGACAGCCTCCAGCAGGCATCCGCCATTGGCGAGGTCGTGGTGGCTGTCCGCCAGATGGACGAGATGACCCAGCACAATGCCGCCCTGGTGGAAGAAACCAATGCGGCGATCGAGCAGACAGAGTCGCAGGCCGAGGAGCTCGACCGCGTTGTCGGCAAATTCATCCTGGATGCATCGGGCGAGCCGGTCCGTGCTGCCGAACCGGCCCCGCGCCGCGCCCCCACTTCACAGGCCAAGGCCGCCAAGACCTACCTTTCCCAAGGGAACGCGGCGATCAAGGAAGACTGGGCTGAGTTCTAG
- a CDS encoding GbsR/MarR family transcriptional regulator — protein MQETLSAAENFIEQMGLITQTDGGPRIAGRIVGLLIVEGRPFSLAEMAERLKISKASASTNARSLASSGMIRQVAHAGDRQDYYELGDDPYTRIVETVTARMQEVARLVLEAEAKFPDDSGEARKRVRELAEFYQRLAAFFAGWPMHPAPHIGVSTDDAQSPLR, from the coding sequence ATGCAAGAGACGCTATCCGCCGCCGAAAATTTCATCGAGCAGATGGGGTTGATTACCCAGACAGATGGCGGGCCGCGCATTGCCGGTCGCATCGTCGGGCTGTTGATTGTGGAGGGGCGTCCGTTCTCGCTGGCCGAGATGGCCGAGCGGCTCAAGATCAGCAAGGCAAGCGCCAGCACCAACGCCCGGTCGCTTGCAAGTTCGGGTATGATCCGCCAGGTCGCGCATGCCGGTGACCGGCAGGATTATTACGAGCTGGGAGACGACCCCTATACACGCATCGTCGAAACGGTGACGGCGCGCATGCAGGAAGTGGCCCGTCTGGTCCTCGAAGCCGAAGCGAAGTTCCCCGACGATAGCGGGGAAGCCCGCAAGCGGGTTCGGGAGCTGGCGGAATTCTATCAGCGACTGGCGGCTTTTTTCGCGGGGTGGCCCATGCATCCCGCTCCCCACATTGGGGTATCGACCGACGATGCCCAATCTCCATTACGGTAG
- a CDS encoding efflux RND transporter periplasmic adaptor subunit, which yields MTSENAKPEWAQSKREKDNVARVAAGLKPKRRRWPWIALGLIVVAVIVGWFLMSQQPAVEPAEPTAEAAPVMQINPSEISTIEPQTLVQVVKVTGSLEPQQQTQLASQVSGRVVAVMARPGDAVSEGDVLLQLDTESLRIQLNQQTSTAEATRAQLVLAESQLLRTTDLIERGLASSSALEQAQSSANALRANLAALEGQVEAARIAVQNATLKAPMDGIISERNVRPGQTVQQGTSLFTIVDLATLELNGAAPVGTSAQLAKGQVVTITIEGLPNRTFEGIVDRINPIAVAGTRTIPVYVSLENEEGVLRGGMFATGQIVVADRPDALAVPQGALREDAEGFYVLKLADGKVVRQAIEQGDSWNGNRLVEITSGLTAGDVVVTAPLTQLQPDDLVTMVEG from the coding sequence ATGACCTCTGAAAACGCAAAACCAGAATGGGCGCAGTCGAAGCGGGAGAAGGACAATGTCGCGCGCGTTGCGGCGGGTCTCAAGCCGAAGCGCCGGCGCTGGCCATGGATCGCGCTCGGCCTGATCGTTGTCGCTGTCATCGTGGGTTGGTTTCTGATGAGCCAGCAGCCGGCCGTCGAACCTGCAGAGCCTACCGCAGAGGCCGCGCCTGTCATGCAGATCAATCCGTCGGAAATCTCGACGATCGAGCCGCAAACGCTGGTGCAGGTCGTCAAGGTCACCGGGTCACTGGAGCCCCAGCAGCAGACGCAACTGGCCTCGCAGGTTTCGGGCCGGGTGGTCGCCGTGATGGCGCGGCCGGGCGATGCCGTCAGCGAGGGCGATGTGCTTTTGCAGCTCGACACCGAGAGCCTGCGCATCCAGCTCAACCAGCAGACCAGCACGGCGGAGGCCACGCGAGCGCAATTGGTGTTGGCGGAGAGCCAATTGCTGCGCACCACCGACTTGATCGAGCGTGGTCTGGCGTCGTCGTCGGCTCTTGAACAGGCTCAATCCAGCGCCAATGCGCTCCGGGCTAATCTGGCGGCTCTCGAAGGGCAGGTCGAAGCGGCACGTATCGCCGTGCAGAACGCCACGCTCAAAGCTCCAATGGATGGCATCATCTCGGAGCGCAATGTGCGGCCGGGTCAGACCGTCCAGCAGGGGACGTCGTTGTTCACCATCGTCGATCTGGCCACCCTCGAGCTCAATGGTGCAGCGCCGGTTGGCACAAGCGCCCAGCTCGCCAAGGGTCAGGTGGTAACGATTACCATCGAGGGTCTTCCAAACCGGACCTTCGAGGGCATTGTCGACCGGATCAACCCCATAGCTGTCGCCGGTACGCGCACGATTCCCGTTTATGTCTCGCTCGAAAATGAAGAGGGGGTACTGCGTGGCGGGATGTTTGCCACCGGGCAGATCGTGGTTGCGGACCGGCCCGACGCCCTGGCCGTGCCGCAGGGCGCGTTGCGCGAAGATGCCGAGGGCTTCTATGTGCTCAAGCTTGCCGACGGCAAGGTGGTCCGCCAGGCCATCGAGCAGGGCGATAGCTGGAACGGCAATCGGCTGGTCGAGATCACATCGGGCCTGACGGCCGGCGACGTGGTGGTCACCGCGCCGCTGACCCAGCTGCAGCCGGACGACCTCGTCACGATGGTGGAGGGCTAG
- a CDS encoding efflux RND transporter permease subunit — translation MFLTRISVNHPVFATMIMVAMLVFGVYSYQRLPIEQLPDIDLPVVAVVVSYPGASPEAVENDIVRPIEEAVNTISGLDTIQSTSQSGQAMVIILFDMSVNSQAAAQDVRDRLATVEAGFPDNAGDAQVLRFDPSELPVMSLAVSSDTLSQRDLTALTDDVIVSRLSNIAGVGRATVVGGVPRQLNVLVDPDRLNAFNVGVGQVIQSLQQENQNLPAGSITDGAKVQSIQVEGRIEDADDFLNIVVARQGGQPVYLRDVATIEDGQADIKSLALLNGERALAIDVVKTQGANTVGVAAEVRKVIATLQADVLPESVHLEIVTDNAVPVEQSFHAVQNMLIEGAALAVLIVFVFLNSWRSTVITGLTLPISIIGTMIVLYFLGFTLNMMTLMALSLAVGILIDDAIVVRENIMRHLHMGKSHRQAALEGTNEIGLAVLATTLSIVAVFLPVAFMDGILGRFFLQFGVTVSVAVLISLFVAFTLDPMMSSVWYDPAAHPDAKRGPVGRAIAQFDRFFQWINDGYRGVLRWCLKFRKTTLAVAVLSFVGTFFLFPLVGVEFVPATDTGEFQVSIETPTGSSIDYTASKVRQVNATLKRFPEVEGTYATINAGTTSGDNRASVVVTMVDQALRDRSPQDMTVPVRTALAEIPGAEFTIGAASGLGGTSAPISVTIYGDNFTVLDQLADRLIAQFREIDGLEDIESSLDAAQPVLGVRIDRDLASDLGVSLSQIGATLGPMLGGQDVTDWTAPNGDNYTVAVRLPEWARDDVETLGSLPITQSGATGSNAMIRLDQVAQIVQSQGPGEILRQDLSRQVSVTANLSGAGLGDVTTQIQAAIDSIEMPAGYRISTGGDVEQLGETAAAAGSALLLAVIFIYLVLASQFGSFLQPIAIMVSLPLALIGVMVGLLIGGSTLNMFSAIGFIMLMGLVVKNAILLVDNANQHVKEGWNLFDALVEAGATRFRPIIMTTLAMIFGMLPLALSLHEGSGQNAPMAHAVIGGLISSTALTLVVVPVMLTYIDSFGRFAGRFLPKSPDEAEAHPATIE, via the coding sequence ATGTTTCTGACCCGCATCAGCGTCAATCATCCGGTCTTCGCCACCATGATCATGGTGGCGATGCTGGTCTTCGGCGTCTACTCGTATCAGCGTCTGCCGATCGAGCAATTGCCCGATATCGACCTGCCTGTCGTCGCCGTGGTGGTCAGCTATCCCGGGGCCTCGCCCGAGGCGGTCGAGAATGACATCGTCCGACCCATCGAGGAGGCGGTCAACACGATCAGCGGACTCGATACCATCCAGTCGACCTCGCAATCCGGCCAGGCGATGGTCATCATCCTGTTCGATATGAGCGTCAATTCGCAGGCGGCCGCGCAGGATGTGCGCGATCGCCTGGCGACGGTGGAGGCGGGCTTCCCTGACAATGCCGGGGACGCACAGGTGCTGCGCTTCGATCCGTCGGAGCTTCCGGTCATGTCGCTGGCCGTCAGCTCGGACACGCTGTCGCAGCGCGATCTGACGGCGCTGACCGACGATGTGATTGTCAGCCGGCTATCCAATATTGCCGGTGTCGGGCGGGCGACCGTAGTGGGCGGCGTGCCGCGCCAGCTCAACGTGCTGGTCGACCCTGATCGCCTCAATGCCTTCAATGTCGGCGTGGGTCAGGTGATCCAGTCGCTGCAGCAGGAGAACCAGAACCTGCCGGCCGGCTCGATCACCGATGGCGCCAAGGTGCAGTCCATCCAGGTGGAGGGGCGCATCGAGGATGCCGACGACTTCCTCAATATCGTGGTGGCGCGCCAGGGTGGCCAGCCGGTCTATCTGCGCGATGTCGCGACCATCGAGGACGGGCAGGCTGATATCAAAAGCCTGGCGCTGCTCAACGGCGAGCGGGCACTGGCTATCGACGTGGTCAAGACGCAGGGCGCCAACACGGTTGGCGTCGCCGCCGAAGTGCGCAAGGTGATCGCCACGCTGCAGGCGGACGTGTTGCCGGAGAGCGTCCATCTCGAGATCGTCACCGACAATGCCGTGCCGGTGGAGCAGTCGTTCCACGCGGTGCAGAACATGCTGATCGAAGGCGCGGCGCTGGCCGTGCTCATCGTCTTCGTGTTCCTCAACTCCTGGCGCTCGACCGTCATCACCGGGCTCACGCTGCCGATCTCGATCATCGGCACGATGATCGTGCTCTACTTCTTGGGTTTCACGCTCAACATGATGACGCTGATGGCGCTGTCATTGGCCGTCGGCATCCTGATCGACGACGCCATCGTGGTGCGCGAAAACATCATGCGCCACCTGCATATGGGCAAGAGTCACCGGCAGGCGGCGCTTGAGGGCACCAACGAAATCGGCCTTGCCGTGCTGGCGACGACGCTCTCCATCGTTGCCGTGTTTCTGCCGGTGGCCTTCATGGACGGCATTCTGGGTCGGTTCTTCCTGCAGTTCGGCGTTACGGTTTCGGTGGCGGTGTTGATCTCGCTCTTCGTCGCCTTCACGCTCGATCCGATGATGAGCAGCGTCTGGTACGATCCGGCCGCCCATCCCGATGCCAAGCGCGGCCCCGTGGGTCGTGCCATCGCTCAGTTCGACCGCTTCTTCCAGTGGATCAATGATGGCTATCGCGGCGTGCTGCGCTGGTGCCTCAAGTTCCGCAAGACCACGCTTGCGGTGGCGGTGCTGTCGTTTGTCGGAACGTTCTTCCTGTTCCCTTTGGTGGGCGTGGAATTCGTGCCGGCCACCGATACGGGCGAGTTTCAGGTGTCGATCGAAACGCCGACCGGCTCCTCGATCGACTACACCGCCAGCAAGGTCCGGCAGGTCAACGCCACACTCAAGCGCTTCCCGGAGGTCGAGGGCACCTATGCCACGATCAATGCCGGAACCACGTCCGGCGACAACCGGGCGAGTGTTGTTGTCACCATGGTCGACCAGGCTCTGCGCGATCGCAGTCCGCAGGATATGACTGTGCCGGTGCGAACGGCGCTGGCCGAGATTCCGGGTGCCGAATTCACGATCGGCGCCGCGTCCGGCCTGGGCGGGACATCGGCCCCAATCTCGGTCACCATCTATGGCGACAACTTCACCGTGCTCGACCAATTGGCGGACCGCCTGATTGCGCAGTTCCGCGAAATCGACGGTCTCGAAGACATCGAGTCGAGCCTTGATGCCGCGCAGCCCGTGCTCGGCGTCAGGATCGACCGCGACCTCGCCAGCGACCTCGGCGTCAGCCTGTCGCAGATCGGCGCCACCCTGGGGCCGATGCTCGGCGGGCAGGATGTCACCGATTGGACCGCGCCCAATGGCGACAATTACACCGTCGCCGTTCGTCTACCGGAATGGGCTCGCGATGATGTCGAGACACTCGGCTCGCTGCCAATCACCCAGAGTGGTGCCACCGGCTCCAACGCGATGATCCGGCTGGACCAGGTTGCCCAGATCGTACAGTCGCAGGGCCCCGGTGAAATTCTGCGGCAGGACCTGTCGCGGCAGGTCAGCGTCACGGCCAATCTCTCAGGCGCAGGTCTGGGCGATGTGACTACGCAAATCCAGGCGGCGATTGACAGTATCGAAATGCCGGCCGGCTATCGCATCTCGACCGGTGGCGACGTGGAGCAGCTCGGCGAAACGGCCGCCGCCGCCGGGTCGGCGCTGCTGCTGGCCGTGATCTTCATCTACCTGGTGCTGGCCAGCCAGTTCGGCAGCTTCCTGCAGCCCATCGCCATCATGGTGTCGCTGCCGCTGGCTCTGATCGGCGTGATGGTGGGCCTGTTGATCGGCGGATCGACGCTCAACATGTTCTCGGCCATCGGCTTCATCATGCTGATGGGCCTCGTGGTCAAGAACGCCATCCTCCTGGTCGATAATGCCAACCAGCACGTCAAGGAAGGCTGGAACCTCTTCGATGCGCTGGTCGAAGCCGGAGCGACACGCTTCCGTCCGATCATCATGACCACGCTGGCCATGATCTTCGGCATGCTGCCGCTGGCGTTGAGCTTGCATGAGGGCAGCGGGCAGAACGCGCCCATGGCCCATGCGGTGATCGGCGGCTTGATCAGCTCAACGGCGCTGACGCTCGTCGTTGTGCCGGTCATGCTGACCTACATCGACAGCTTCGGGCGCTTTGCCGGGCGGTTCCTGCCCAAGTCGCCTGATGAGGCTGAGGCCCATCCGGCGACGATTGAATGA